The stretch of DNA TAAAATCTGGTATTAATGTAATTATCTATCATTCCTAATCATCTATTATAAGGTAAAACTTTTCTTATCTTACATGTGCAACATCTTCAAAAGATGGAAATACTTACTCATCATATCGGAATAGTACAGATCCTCTGTCAGGATCAGCTTCAATCTTAAAATAAGGAAATCTCCTCTTGTAAAGTTCAACAATGGGATTATCAATCTTTTTTCCCAAAAGATCTAAAAGGTATATGAAACTACCAGGAGGATGTCGTACTCCGCTTGTCAGCGCATCTTCACTAAAGGTACGTTCACCATCACGAAATGAAATAGCAGCAGGGGTCTTTCTTTTAGATTCCTTATTAAGTGCAATTTCCATTGGTACTcctggctggaaaaaaaaaaaacggtaacaaAAGATTAGTAGCAAAGCCTGGTAAAAGggaacacaaaaaataaaaaaattatataatgaaactACAGTATTACCAGTTATGACAAGTTGAAAAAAATCatcaaattttttaaaattattttcctgGCTCTAGAAACCCTAAAGTCCTTTAAATAGACTATTTCATTCTGAGCTGGAATGGCCATTGAATTGTTAACAAGAAATTAATGGTACCTAATGGCACAGGTGTGAGGGGGGAATTTGCATACCTGCTTGAGTCTAGCAACTTTGGACAAAGGAATGAGTGGGATGTTTAAGGGGAAGCGTAACTTGAAGGAATCATAGcgaagaaaaacacaaattacttccaaattttcatATCTGTTCCCAGACAGATACAAACCTTCTTACTTTGATCAGAACACTCATTCCTTGGTCGTTGGCAT from Palaemon carinicauda isolate YSFRI2023 chromosome 5, ASM3689809v2, whole genome shotgun sequence encodes:
- the LOC137640484 gene encoding hypoxia up-regulated protein 1-like encodes the protein MSGTALKNVFLLLAIVGGSFGVTIMSIDFGSEWMKIAVVAPGVPMEIALNKESKRKTPAAISFRDGERTFSEDALTSGVRHPPGSFIYLLDLLGKKIDNPIVELYKRRFPYFKIEADPDRGSVLFRYDE